From Thermomonas sp. XSG, one genomic window encodes:
- a CDS encoding acetylglutamate kinase, whose amino-acid sequence MHDPQTRQTIVRLLSSMGSAKEISQYLKRFSQLDAARFAVVKVGGAVLRDDLDALVSSLAFLQDVGLTPIVIHGAGPQLDVELSAAGIVKQTIDGLRVTSPEALAIVRRVFHAQNLKLVEALQAADARATSIVSGVFEADYMDRERYGLVGDVKRVDLAPIQASLQAGSIPVIASLGETVGGQILNVNADFAANELVQKLQPYKIVFLTGTGGLLDAEGRVIDSINLSTEYDDLMQQPWIEGGMRVKIEQIKDLLDGLPQASSVSITRPEELAKELFTHKGSGTLVRRGERVLQGDAWTDFDLPRLRGLIESAFGRKLVPDYFETTRLHRAYVSENYRAAVILTREEAGVYLDKFAVLDEAQGEGLGRAVWLVMREQNPALFWRSRHGNPVNAFYDAESDGCIKQEKWKVYWYGDAGFPLIERYVALCAQRPATLEEPA is encoded by the coding sequence GTGCACGATCCGCAGACCCGCCAGACCATCGTGCGGCTGCTGTCCAGCATGGGCAGCGCGAAGGAAATTTCGCAGTACCTGAAGCGTTTTTCGCAGCTGGACGCGGCGCGCTTCGCCGTGGTCAAGGTGGGCGGCGCGGTGCTGCGCGACGACCTCGACGCACTGGTGTCCTCGCTGGCCTTCCTGCAGGACGTGGGCCTGACGCCCATCGTCATCCACGGCGCTGGCCCGCAGCTGGACGTGGAGCTGTCCGCCGCCGGCATCGTCAAGCAGACCATCGACGGCCTGCGGGTGACCTCGCCGGAGGCGCTGGCCATCGTGCGCCGCGTGTTCCATGCGCAGAACCTGAAGCTGGTGGAGGCGTTGCAGGCGGCGGATGCACGCGCCACCTCGATCGTGTCCGGCGTGTTCGAGGCCGACTACATGGACCGCGAGCGCTACGGGCTGGTCGGCGACGTGAAGCGCGTCGACCTAGCGCCGATCCAGGCCAGCCTGCAGGCGGGTTCGATTCCGGTCATCGCCTCGCTGGGCGAGACCGTGGGGGGGCAGATCCTCAACGTCAACGCCGACTTCGCCGCCAACGAGCTGGTGCAGAAGCTGCAGCCCTACAAGATCGTGTTCCTGACCGGCACCGGCGGGTTGCTGGACGCCGAGGGCCGGGTCATCGACTCGATCAACCTGTCCACCGAGTACGACGACCTGATGCAGCAGCCGTGGATCGAGGGCGGCATGCGGGTGAAGATCGAGCAGATCAAGGACCTGCTGGACGGTCTGCCGCAGGCGTCGTCCGTGTCGATCACCCGGCCCGAAGAGCTGGCCAAGGAACTGTTCACCCACAAGGGTTCGGGCACGCTGGTGCGGCGCGGCGAGCGCGTGCTGCAGGGCGATGCCTGGACGGACTTCGACCTGCCACGGCTGCGCGGGCTGATCGAATCGGCGTTCGGACGCAAGCTGGTGCCGGACTATTTCGAGACCACCCGGCTGCATCGCGCCTACGTCAGCGAGAACTACCGCGCCGCGGTCATCCTCACCCGCGAAGAGGCCGGCGTGTACCTGGACAAGTTCGCGGTGCTGGACGAGGCGCAGGGCGAGGGCTTGGGCCGGGCGGTGTGGCTGGTGATGCGCGAGCAGAACCCCGCGCTGTTCTGGCGTTCGCGCCACGGCAACCCGGTCAACGCGTTCTACGACGCGGAGTCCGACGGCTGCATCAAGCAGGAGAAGTGGAAGGTGTACTGGTATGGCGATGCGGGCTTCCCGCTGATCGAACGCTATGTCGCGCTGTGCGCGCAGCGGCCGGCCACGCTGGAGGAGCCGGCGTGA
- the argC gene encoding N-acetyl-gamma-glutamyl-phosphate reductase: MSAAIKVGLVGARGYTGAELIRLFAAHPRFELAFVTSRELDGQRVADHNAGFAGELRYSSPDYRDLPGLGADAVVLALPNGKAAHIVQQFDDAGADPVIIDLSADYRFDPSWYYGLPELTRTRYAGQRRISNPGCYATAMQLAIAPMLNVLDGPVQCFGVSGYSGAGTTPSDRNNVELLRDNLMPYALAGHVHEREVPHQLGHPVEFMPHVAPHFRGITLTANLHLSIPFEHEEVLARYRGRYAAEPLVRVQDEAPWVSRIAGKHHVEIGGFTLSGDGKRLVVVATEDNLLKGAATQALQNLNLAFGLDELAGIPAYEEAA; the protein is encoded by the coding sequence GTGAGCGCGGCGATCAAGGTGGGCCTGGTCGGCGCGCGCGGCTACACCGGCGCGGAGCTGATCCGCCTGTTCGCGGCGCATCCGCGCTTCGAGCTGGCGTTCGTGACCTCGCGCGAGCTGGACGGCCAGCGCGTGGCCGACCACAACGCCGGCTTCGCGGGCGAGCTGCGCTACAGCTCGCCCGACTACCGCGACCTGCCGGGGCTGGGCGCCGACGCGGTGGTGCTGGCGCTGCCGAACGGCAAGGCCGCGCACATCGTCCAGCAGTTCGACGACGCCGGCGCCGATCCGGTCATCATCGACCTGTCCGCCGACTACCGCTTCGATCCGTCCTGGTACTACGGGCTGCCGGAGCTGACCCGCACGCGCTATGCCGGGCAAAGGCGCATCAGCAATCCGGGCTGCTATGCCACCGCGATGCAGCTGGCGATCGCGCCGATGCTGAACGTGCTGGACGGGCCGGTGCAGTGCTTCGGGGTCAGTGGCTATTCCGGCGCCGGCACCACGCCCAGCGACAGGAACAATGTCGAATTGCTGCGCGACAACCTGATGCCGTACGCGCTGGCCGGCCATGTCCACGAGCGCGAAGTGCCGCATCAGCTGGGCCATCCGGTGGAGTTCATGCCGCACGTCGCCCCGCATTTCCGTGGCATTACCTTGACCGCCAACCTGCACCTGTCGATCCCGTTCGAGCACGAGGAAGTGCTGGCGCGTTACCGCGGCCGCTATGCCGCGGAGCCGCTGGTGCGGGTGCAGGACGAGGCGCCGTGGGTCAGCCGGATTGCGGGCAAGCACCACGTCGAGATCGGCGGCTTCACCCTGTCCGGCGACGGCAAGAGGCTGGTGGTGGTGGCGACCGAGGACAACCTGCTCAAGGGCGCGGCCACCCAGGCACTGCAGAATCTCAACCTCGCCTTCGGGCTGGACGAACTGGCCGGCATTCCGGCTTACGAGGAGGCGGCATGA
- the motA gene encoding flagellar motor stator protein MotA, with protein MLIIVGFIVVTLSVLGGFVASHGKLAALWQPFELVIIGGAAFGAFLAGTPPKTVKQTFAAVIGVFKGPRYQRKDYLDALSLLYELLNRARKEGFMALESHIDHPMESSIFANYPSIRDDHHLMDFITDCLRLMVGSNIEPHELEPLLELELEKHHHEELAPAHALTKVADGLPGFGIVAAVLGIIITMASIGGDVAAVGGHVAAALVGTFLGILLAYGFVAPLAAAVEARAEQDSRIYESVKTALLASLRGYPPKIALEFARKTVPSALRPDFSEFEQHIKALK; from the coding sequence ATGCTCATCATCGTCGGCTTCATCGTCGTCACCCTCAGCGTCCTCGGCGGCTTCGTCGCCTCGCACGGCAAGCTGGCCGCGCTGTGGCAGCCGTTCGAGCTGGTCATCATCGGGGGGGCCGCATTCGGCGCCTTCCTTGCCGGGACCCCGCCGAAAACGGTCAAACAGACCTTCGCCGCGGTGATCGGCGTGTTCAAGGGGCCGCGCTACCAGCGCAAGGACTACCTGGATGCGCTCAGCCTGCTGTACGAACTGCTGAACCGCGCGCGCAAGGAAGGCTTCATGGCGCTGGAGAGCCACATCGACCACCCGATGGAAAGCTCGATCTTCGCGAACTATCCGTCGATCCGCGACGACCACCACCTGATGGACTTCATCACCGACTGCCTGCGGCTGATGGTCGGCTCCAACATCGAGCCGCACGAGCTGGAACCGCTGCTCGAACTGGAGCTGGAAAAGCACCACCACGAGGAACTGGCGCCCGCGCATGCGCTGACCAAGGTGGCGGACGGCCTGCCCGGCTTCGGCATCGTGGCCGCCGTGCTCGGCATCATCATCACCATGGCCTCGATCGGCGGCGACGTCGCCGCGGTCGGCGGCCACGTGGCCGCCGCGCTGGTCGGCACCTTCCTCGGGATCCTGCTGGCCTACGGGTTCGTGGCGCCGCTGGCGGCCGCCGTGGAAGCCCGCGCCGAGCAGGATTCGCGCATTTATGAGTCGGTCAAGACCGCGCTGCTGGCCAGCCTGCGCGGCTACCCGCCGAAGATCGCGCTGGAGTTCGCCCGCAAGACCGTGCCCTCGGCCCTGCGTCCGGATTTCTCCGAATTCGAGCAGCACATCAAGGCGCTGAAATAA
- a CDS encoding glutamate-5-semialdehyde dehydrogenase, protein MSGYVRELALAARAAQAAIAAADAATRRALLEGMAERLLDGQDAILAANGGDLERARLAGAGKATLDRLALSPERVRGMAEALREVAAQDDPLGEVTRRDVRPNGLVVERQRIPLGLVAMIYEARPNVTAEAAALCLKAGNAVLLRGGSEAAASNAAIAHCLHAALRDAGLPEAAVSLVADTAREHVLELLQLTDLVDLAIPRGGESLIRFVAEHARVPVIKHYKGVCHLYVDRAADVELALGLLIDGKASRPGVCNALETLLVHRDIAAAFLPRALAALQASGVEARGDAATRAFDASLAEASDDDYAAEFLDLVIAVRVVDSLEEAIAHVRRFTSDHTEVIATGDPAAAQAFVDAVRSSAVMVNASSRFNDGGQLGLGAEIGISTTRLHAYGPMGVEALTIERFVVRGQGQRRHAARAER, encoded by the coding sequence ATGAGCGGTTACGTGCGCGAGCTGGCACTGGCGGCGCGCGCGGCGCAGGCGGCGATCGCCGCAGCCGACGCGGCAACCCGACGCGCCCTGCTGGAAGGCATGGCCGAACGGCTGCTGGACGGGCAGGACGCGATCCTTGCCGCCAACGGCGGCGATCTGGAACGTGCACGCCTGGCCGGGGCAGGCAAGGCGACCCTGGACCGCCTCGCGCTCAGCCCCGAGCGTGTGCGCGGCATGGCCGAGGCGCTGCGCGAGGTGGCCGCGCAGGACGATCCGCTGGGCGAAGTGACCCGCCGCGACGTACGTCCGAACGGGCTGGTGGTCGAACGCCAGCGCATCCCGCTGGGGCTGGTGGCGATGATCTACGAAGCACGGCCGAACGTGACCGCCGAGGCGGCGGCGCTGTGCCTGAAGGCCGGCAACGCGGTGTTGTTGCGCGGCGGCTCCGAGGCGGCCGCCAGCAATGCCGCCATTGCCCATTGCCTGCACGCGGCGCTGCGCGATGCCGGGTTGCCGGAAGCGGCGGTCTCGCTGGTCGCGGACACCGCGCGCGAACACGTGCTGGAACTGCTGCAGCTCACCGATCTGGTCGACCTGGCCATCCCGCGCGGCGGTGAAAGCCTGATCCGCTTCGTCGCCGAGCACGCGCGCGTGCCGGTGATCAAACACTACAAGGGCGTCTGCCACCTGTACGTGGACCGCGCCGCCGACGTGGAGCTTGCGCTGGGCCTGCTGATCGACGGCAAGGCCTCGCGCCCCGGTGTCTGCAATGCGCTGGAAACCCTGCTGGTGCACCGGGACATCGCCGCGGCGTTCCTGCCACGCGCGCTGGCGGCGCTGCAGGCCAGCGGGGTCGAGGCCCGCGGTGATGCAGCTACGCGCGCCTTCGATGCCTCGCTGGCCGAGGCCAGCGACGACGACTACGCCGCCGAGTTCCTCGATCTGGTCATTGCCGTCCGCGTGGTCGATTCACTGGAGGAGGCCATCGCCCATGTCCGGCGCTTCACCTCCGACCACACCGAAGTCATCGCCACCGGCGACCCGGCGGCGGCACAGGCGTTCGTGGATGCGGTGCGCAGCTCGGCGGTGATGGTCAACGCTAGCTCGCGCTTCAACGATGGCGGCCAGTTGGGGCTGGGGGCGGAGATCGGCATTTCCACCACCCGCCTGCACGCCTACGGCCCGATGGGCGTGGAGGCGCTGACCATCGAGCGTTTCGTGGTGCGGGGGCAGGGCCAACGCCGGCACGCAGCGCGGGCCGAACGCTGA
- a CDS encoding YciI family protein yields MSATRLRHLVLVLRRPGFDAGLLPAHAAFLDGLRERGVLETSGGFTDGSGGAYLLRSIAGVEEARRIAAADPLAVHGASDIVVHEWKTH; encoded by the coding sequence GTGAGCGCCACGCGCCTGCGCCATCTGGTGCTGGTGCTGCGCCGGCCTGGATTCGACGCCGGCCTGCTGCCGGCGCATGCCGCCTTCCTCGATGGACTGCGCGAACGCGGCGTGCTGGAAACCAGCGGCGGCTTCACCGACGGCAGCGGCGGCGCCTACCTGCTGCGCAGCATTGCCGGGGTGGAGGAGGCGCGCAGGATCGCGGCGGCCGATCCGCTGGCGGTGCATGGCGCATCGGACATCGTCGTCCACGAATGGAAGACGCATTGA
- the proB gene encoding glutamate 5-kinase — protein sequence MDTQAFPAQILPPWKRAVLKVGSSLLAAEGGGLSPRFALGLAQFVLASRQAGREVVIVSSGAVAAGRAVLPRAGGGAPTIAAKQALAALGQAQLIGLWQRFFEAPVAQVLLTHEDLRDRRRYLNARSALLELLRLGAVPVVNENDTVAVDELKLGDNDNLAAAVASLVDAELLLIATDIAGLYSGHPGQDPDAQPVARVETITPAVLAMAGDAGALGTGGMRTKLEAAAKAATAGISTALFSGRDATTVAALGQGRLHGTLVDAQGSRLRARKQWLRHAPAAGALKIDAGACAALLRGASLLPGGVRAVAGDFRRGDVIEVRAADGSVLARGQAQYNAQDGARIAGRHSREIEAVLGFHYNEAMIHRDDLVLLQAAGPSPIDTNGETTA from the coding sequence ATGGACACGCAGGCCTTCCCCGCCCAGATCCTGCCGCCGTGGAAACGCGCGGTGCTGAAGGTCGGCAGCAGCCTGCTTGCCGCCGAGGGGGGGGGCCTGAGCCCGCGCTTCGCGCTGGGGCTGGCGCAGTTCGTGCTGGCCAGCCGCCAGGCCGGGCGCGAGGTGGTCATCGTGTCGTCCGGGGCGGTCGCGGCCGGGCGCGCGGTCCTGCCCCGGGCTGGCGGTGGGGCACCCACCATCGCCGCCAAGCAGGCACTGGCTGCGCTGGGACAGGCCCAGCTGATCGGTCTGTGGCAGCGCTTCTTCGAAGCGCCGGTGGCACAGGTCCTGTTGACCCATGAGGATCTGCGCGATCGCCGCCGCTACCTCAACGCGCGCAGCGCGCTGCTGGAGCTGTTGCGGCTGGGCGCGGTGCCGGTGGTCAACGAGAACGACACGGTCGCCGTCGATGAACTGAAACTCGGCGACAACGACAACCTCGCCGCTGCGGTGGCCTCGCTGGTGGATGCAGAGCTGTTGCTGATCGCCACAGATATTGCCGGCCTGTACAGCGGTCATCCCGGTCAGGACCCGGACGCGCAGCCGGTGGCGCGCGTCGAGACCATCACGCCGGCGGTACTGGCGATGGCCGGCGATGCCGGGGCGCTGGGCACGGGCGGCATGCGCACCAAGCTGGAAGCGGCCGCCAAGGCCGCGACCGCGGGCATCTCCACCGCGCTGTTCAGTGGCCGCGATGCCACTACCGTAGCGGCGCTGGGGCAGGGCAGGCTGCACGGCACCCTGGTGGATGCGCAGGGCAGCCGCCTGCGCGCCCGCAAGCAGTGGTTGCGGCATGCGCCCGCGGCAGGTGCGCTGAAGATCGACGCAGGCGCGTGCGCCGCATTGCTGCGCGGCGCTTCGCTGCTGCCCGGCGGCGTGCGCGCCGTGGCCGGCGATTTCCGCCGCGGCGACGTGATCGAGGTGCGGGCTGCGGACGGTAGTGTGCTGGCACGTGGCCAGGCGCAGTACAACGCGCAAGACGGTGCGCGCATCGCCGGTCGCCACAGCCGCGAGATCGAAGCCGTGCTGGGGTTCCACTACAACGAAGCGATGATCCACCGCGACGATCTGGTCCTGCTGCAGGCAGCCGGCCCGTCGCCCATCGACACCAACGGGGAGACCACGGCATGA
- the motB gene encoding flagellar motor protein MotB — MAGKDEKPTVIVRRVKKVQGGGHHGGSWKVAYADFVTAMMAFFMVMWLVGALTTKQREAVSDYFKNPSPIAGASPAPAPGMNGPGGASNSMIKLGGTMDLPKGPGAEFTRTPGDPTEAQRREQEKQRLEALKKELEEAISKSQALEPFKDQLLLDLTPEGLRIQIVDKQNRAMFDLGSAQLMPYTSEILHEIARFVNRVPNRISLAGHTDTANYATRIGYSNWELSADRANAARRALLEGGMAAAKVVRVVGFGPAVPFDAANPLNPINRRISIVVMTKEAEDAALSRNQAMPSIAPPTAAAATSAQATTPAPAATPAPTAKPGG, encoded by the coding sequence ATGGCCGGCAAGGACGAAAAGCCCACCGTCATCGTCCGGCGGGTGAAGAAGGTCCAGGGCGGCGGCCACCACGGCGGCTCCTGGAAGGTGGCCTATGCCGATTTCGTCACTGCGATGATGGCGTTCTTCATGGTGATGTGGCTGGTGGGGGCGCTGACCACCAAGCAGCGCGAGGCGGTTTCGGACTATTTCAAGAACCCCAGCCCGATTGCCGGCGCCAGCCCGGCCCCCGCACCCGGCATGAACGGCCCCGGCGGCGCCAGCAATTCGATGATCAAGCTGGGAGGCACCATGGACCTGCCGAAAGGCCCCGGCGCCGAGTTCACCCGCACGCCCGGCGACCCCACCGAGGCGCAGCGCCGCGAGCAGGAAAAGCAGCGGCTGGAAGCGCTGAAGAAGGAGCTGGAGGAAGCGATCAGCAAGAGCCAGGCACTGGAGCCGTTCAAGGACCAGCTGCTGCTGGATCTCACCCCGGAGGGCCTGCGCATCCAGATCGTGGACAAGCAGAACCGGGCGATGTTCGACCTCGGCAGCGCCCAGCTGATGCCCTATACCAGCGAGATCCTGCACGAGATCGCGCGGTTCGTGAACCGCGTTCCCAACCGCATCAGCCTGGCCGGCCATACCGACACCGCCAACTACGCCACCCGCATCGGCTACAGCAACTGGGAGCTGAGCGCGGATCGCGCCAACGCCGCCCGCCGCGCGCTGCTGGAAGGCGGCATGGCGGCGGCCAAGGTGGTGCGGGTGGTCGGCTTCGGACCGGCAGTGCCGTTCGATGCCGCCAATCCGCTCAACCCGATCAACCGCCGCATCAGCATCGTGGTCATGACCAAGGAAGCGGAAGACGCCGCCCTGAGCCGGAACCAGGCGATGCCGTCGATTGCACCGCCGACCGCGGCCGCAGCCACATCCGCGCAGGCAACAACCCCTGCACCGGCAGCAACCCCCGCGCCGACGGCCAAACCCGGCGGCTGA
- a CDS encoding argininosuccinate lyase, with translation MSDLLWQKPGVAVDAGIQAFLAGDDVLLDRAFFLHDIAASTAHAEGLQRIGILTLDELGGLKRELANLADDFSNGTFVLDDRFEDGHSAIEARLTERLGDAGRKIHTGRSRNDQVLVATRLWLKEKLARLAALSREIAKVALDRADAEHGLPVPGYTHIQRAVVSSAGMWWAGWAEAFIDDAVRAADTLALVDCNPLGTAAGYGVNLRLDREHTTRALGFARMQVSPVYAQLSRGKFELAALEALGSATLDLRRLAWDLSLFTSAEFGFVALPPQYTTGSSIMPNKRNPDVIELMRATHASVAAARTEIEQLLSLPSGYHRDLQASKGAIYHGFGRGLAALELLPALLANLDWREDRLRAAIDSGMYATDVAVEAAIAGLPFREAYKAAAASSETAGQGRTPEGSLAARTSPGATADLRLDVLRARWEAL, from the coding sequence ATGAGCGATCTTCTGTGGCAGAAGCCCGGGGTGGCGGTGGACGCCGGTATCCAGGCCTTCCTGGCCGGCGACGACGTGCTGCTGGACCGCGCGTTCTTCCTGCACGATATCGCCGCGAGCACGGCCCACGCCGAAGGCCTGCAGCGCATCGGCATCCTCACCTTGGACGAACTGGGCGGGCTGAAGCGGGAGTTGGCCAATCTGGCCGATGATTTCAGCAACGGCACCTTCGTCCTCGACGATCGTTTCGAGGACGGCCATTCCGCCATCGAGGCACGACTGACCGAACGGCTGGGCGACGCCGGCCGCAAGATCCACACCGGGCGCAGCCGCAACGACCAGGTGCTGGTCGCCACCCGCCTGTGGCTGAAGGAAAAGCTGGCGCGACTGGCGGCGCTTTCCCGCGAGATCGCCAAGGTCGCGCTGGACCGCGCCGACGCGGAGCACGGCCTGCCCGTCCCCGGCTACACCCACATCCAGCGCGCGGTGGTGTCCTCGGCCGGCATGTGGTGGGCCGGCTGGGCCGAGGCCTTCATCGACGATGCCGTGCGCGCCGCCGACACCCTGGCGCTGGTGGACTGCAACCCGCTGGGCACCGCCGCCGGCTATGGCGTCAACCTGCGGCTGGACCGCGAGCACACCACCCGCGCGCTGGGCTTCGCGCGCATGCAGGTGTCGCCGGTCTACGCCCAGCTGTCGCGCGGCAAGTTCGAGCTGGCGGCGCTGGAAGCACTGGGCAGCGCCACCCTGGACCTGCGGCGGCTGGCCTGGGACCTGTCGCTGTTCACCAGTGCGGAGTTCGGTTTCGTCGCGCTGCCGCCGCAGTACACCACCGGCAGTTCGATCATGCCGAACAAGCGCAACCCCGACGTGATCGAACTGATGCGGGCCACCCATGCCAGCGTGGCCGCGGCGCGCACCGAAATCGAGCAGCTGCTGTCGCTGCCGTCCGGCTACCACCGCGACCTGCAGGCGTCCAAGGGGGCGATCTACCACGGCTTCGGCCGCGGCCTGGCGGCGCTGGAGTTGCTGCCGGCGCTGCTGGCCAACCTCGACTGGCGTGAAGACCGCCTGCGCGCGGCGATCGATTCCGGCATGTACGCCACCGACGTGGCGGTGGAGGCCGCTATCGCCGGCCTGCCGTTCCGCGAGGCCTACAAGGCCGCGGCGGCGAGCAGTGAAACGGCCGGGCAGGGCCGCACGCCGGAAGGCTCGCTGGCCGCGCGGACCTCGCCGGGCGCCACCGCGGACCTGCGACTGGACGTGCTGCGCGCGCGCTGGGAGGCGCTGTGA
- a CDS encoding CHAT domain-containing protein: MSAAPAASTPQNVPTPGPPAPVPPAPAPDASAEARAVLAAVGRLDDADTALALAAEGAALYDAEKVKLDGYAYCSQAVELAEQGEFRESARAASKAMHVALQSGNTDLLGKAYRDLAIAFSYAGQLERAEQFANLALKYPGIDPTQVNGPARKVIGDVRTRQARYDEAIAAYDQARGDSSPRFRPLVEASLANALILSGDLARARATLDAVPVPADARQQAQLQRTRGRLLLAENKPDEALALYRQLADAPAAGDEDFYRAWALDGISKSQAALGRDAEAAQALDQAIEVFDRARAQFRSDEFKMGLFSDLQAVFERAIGLHSRLGQPAQAFDISERSRSRALLDAVSGRVEFDQTAVATLDAAALQAMLKPDEVVVAFHTLPDRLLAWVLSREGVREVGYPVALPRADLARLVDAYRDALIRVSPNAPEVGGKIGQLLLAPLGLPAGKRLVIVPHGPLHYLPFQALRLDGQYLIERNPISIAPSISIAARLAQRTPTAAPQLLAFGNPTINPEVADPLPGAEKEVHELAQRFPGARLFFRDEASKENFASNAPASRLVHIAAHAMADTLDPLHSKVLLADKDGKPNYLEAKDVLGMRLDNVAMIALSACESGLGRVENGDEVLGFTRSFLSAGTSTLLASLWPVSDAATEKLMTTLYTDLAKGIEVQDAMRDAQRAVMADPATAHPFYWAPFNLIGNWRLQVTQ, translated from the coding sequence GTGAGCGCCGCGCCGGCCGCGAGCACCCCGCAGAACGTCCCCACGCCTGGGCCGCCGGCGCCCGTGCCGCCAGCGCCAGCTCCCGATGCCAGCGCCGAGGCGCGCGCGGTGCTGGCCGCGGTCGGCAGGCTGGACGATGCCGACACCGCGCTGGCGCTGGCCGCGGAAGGCGCCGCGCTGTACGACGCCGAGAAGGTCAAGCTGGATGGCTACGCCTATTGCAGCCAGGCGGTGGAGTTGGCGGAACAGGGCGAGTTCCGCGAGAGCGCGCGCGCCGCCAGCAAGGCGATGCACGTGGCCCTGCAGAGCGGCAATACCGACCTGCTGGGCAAGGCCTATCGCGACCTGGCGATTGCCTTCAGCTATGCCGGCCAGCTGGAGCGCGCGGAACAGTTCGCCAACCTCGCGCTCAAGTATCCCGGCATCGACCCGACCCAGGTCAACGGCCCCGCGCGCAAGGTGATTGGCGACGTGCGCACGCGCCAGGCGCGCTACGACGAAGCCATCGCCGCCTACGACCAGGCCCGCGGCGACAGCTCGCCGCGCTTCCGCCCGCTGGTTGAAGCCTCGCTTGCAAACGCCTTGATCCTGTCCGGCGACCTGGCGCGCGCGCGCGCCACCCTGGACGCGGTGCCCGTGCCTGCCGACGCCCGCCAGCAGGCCCAGCTGCAGCGCACCCGCGGCCGCCTGCTGCTGGCTGAAAACAAGCCCGACGAAGCGCTGGCGCTGTACCGGCAGCTGGCTGATGCCCCCGCCGCAGGCGACGAGGATTTCTATCGCGCATGGGCGCTGGATGGCATCTCCAAGAGCCAGGCCGCGCTGGGTCGGGACGCCGAGGCCGCGCAGGCGCTGGACCAGGCGATCGAGGTATTCGATCGCGCCCGCGCGCAGTTCCGCAGCGACGAATTCAAGATGGGCCTGTTTTCCGACCTGCAGGCGGTGTTCGAACGGGCGATTGGCCTGCACAGCCGGCTGGGCCAGCCGGCGCAGGCCTTCGACATCAGCGAGCGCAGCCGCTCGCGGGCGCTGCTGGACGCGGTATCCGGGCGTGTCGAATTCGACCAGACGGCCGTGGCGACGCTGGATGCCGCCGCGCTGCAGGCGATGCTGAAACCGGATGAAGTGGTGGTGGCATTCCACACCCTGCCGGACCGGCTGCTGGCCTGGGTGCTCTCGCGCGAGGGCGTGCGCGAGGTCGGTTATCCGGTTGCGCTGCCGCGCGCGGATCTGGCCAGGCTGGTGGATGCCTATCGCGATGCGCTGATCCGGGTCAGCCCGAACGCGCCGGAGGTGGGTGGCAAGATCGGCCAGTTGCTGCTGGCACCGCTGGGCCTGCCGGCCGGCAAGCGGCTGGTGATCGTGCCGCACGGACCGCTGCACTACCTGCCTTTCCAGGCGCTGCGGCTGGACGGCCAATACCTGATCGAGCGCAATCCGATCTCGATCGCGCCTTCGATCAGCATCGCCGCCCGGCTGGCGCAGCGCACCCCCACCGCCGCGCCGCAGCTGCTGGCGTTCGGCAATCCCACCATCAATCCCGAGGTGGCCGACCCGCTGCCGGGCGCTGAAAAGGAAGTGCACGAACTGGCCCAGCGCTTCCCCGGCGCCAGGCTGTTCTTCCGCGACGAGGCCAGCAAGGAGAATTTCGCCAGCAACGCGCCTGCCTCCCGACTGGTGCATATCGCCGCGCACGCGATGGCCGACACGCTGGACCCACTGCATTCCAAGGTGCTGCTGGCGGACAAGGATGGCAAACCCAACTACCTCGAGGCGAAGGACGTGCTGGGCATGCGCCTGGATAACGTTGCGATGATCGCGCTGTCCGCCTGCGAGTCCGGGCTGGGCCGGGTGGAGAACGGCGACGAGGTGCTGGGCTTCACCCGCTCGTTCCTGTCGGCCGGCACCTCGACCCTGCTGGCCTCGCTGTGGCCGGTCTCCGATGCGGCCACCGAAAAACTCATGACCACCCTGTACACCGATCTCGCCAAGGGCATCGAGGTGCAGGACGCGATGCGCGATGCGCAGCGCGCGGTGATGGCCGACCCGGCCACGGCGCACCCGTTCTACTGGGCGCCGTTCAACCTGATCGGCAACTGGCGCCTGCAGGTGACCCAGTGA